Proteins encoded together in one Juglans regia cultivar Chandler chromosome 9, Walnut 2.0, whole genome shotgun sequence window:
- the LOC108992919 gene encoding protein RICE SALT SENSITIVE 3-like isoform X1 has protein sequence MVGSGTSDRSKEAVGMMALHEALRSVCLNSDWTYSVFWTIRPRPRVRGGNGCKVGDDNGSLMLMWEDGFCRGRVGDCLEEIDGEDPVRRAFSKMSIQLYNYGEGLMGKVASDKCHKWVFKEPTECEPNISNYWQSSFDALPPEWTDQFESGIQTIAVIQAGHGLLQLGSCKIIAEDLHFVLRMRHRFESLGYQSGFYLSQLFSSNRNTSCTSSLPLKQSPMPIRPPASLFNWGQRPLPSATSMLSSPNFPNSARLGYPDETHMFLLPHSSETRIEDMAGEHENDIKWPNGLSFFNALTGRAEDAKLLFNPESLGSKLDQNPNPNSDASNMHNGGGANPNELLSLDSHPGSASKMENKFKRSFTLPVRMASSSSSTSVDHHQQHQPVEYSNPEAAMYTDVMETFLE, from the exons atggtGGGCTCGGGAACATCAGATAGGAGCAAAGAAGCTGTTGGGATGATGGCCCTTCATGAGGCCCTCAGAAGCGTCTGTCTCAACTCAGACTGGACTTACTCTGTCTTCTGGACTATCCGTCCTCGCCC AAGAGTCAGAGGTGGTAATGGGTGCAAGGTTGGAGACGACAACGGCAGCTT AATGTTGATGTGGGAAGATGGGTTCTGTCGAGGAAGAGTCGGGGATTGTCTTGAGGAGATCGATGGTGAAGATCCCGTCAGAAGAGCCTTCAGCAAGATGTCCATTCAGTTATATAATTATGGAGAAGG GTTGATGGGGAAGGTTGCATCTGATAAATGCCATAAATGGGTCTTCAAAGAACCAACAGAATGTGAACCAAATATATCTAACTACTGGCAGAGTTCTTTTGATGCT CTTCCTCCTGAATGGACTGATCAGTTTGAGTCAGGAATTCAG ACAATAGCTGTAATTCAAGCTGGCCATGGCCTTCTACAGTTGGGTTCTTGCAAGATT ATAGCGGAGGACCTCCATTTTGTACTAAGGATGAGGCACAGATTTGAATCTCTAGGCTACCAGTCTGGATTCTACCTCTCCCAGCTCTTTTCTTCAAACAGAAACACTTCCTGTACTTCCTCACTCCCTTTAAAGCAATCACCCATGCCAATCCGCCCTCCTGCATCACTCTTCAATTGGGGCCAAAGGCCCCTTCCATCTGCAACTTCTATGCTTTCTTCACCCAATTTTCCAAACTCGGCCAGACTTGGATATCCAGATGAAACCCACATGTTTCTCCTACCTCATTCATCTGAAACCCGTATTGAAGACATGGCAGGAGAGCATGAAAACGACATCAAGTGGCCAAACGGACTGTCTTTCTTCAATGCACTCACTGGACGTGCTGAAGATGCCAAGTTGTTGTTTAATCCGGAAAGCTTAGGAAGCAAACTAGATCAGAATCCAAACCCAAATTCGGATGCGTCAAATATGCATAATGGTGGTGGAGCAAACCCCAATGAGTTATTGAGCTTGGACAGCCATCCGGGGAGTGCAAGTAAGATGGAAAACAAATTTAAGAGGAGCTTTACTTTACCAGTCAGAATGGCTTCATCCTCTTCGTCCACATCTGTTGATCATCACCAGCAGCACCAACCTGTGGAGTACAGTAATCCCGAAGCGGCTATGTACACGGATGTTATGGAGACCTTCTTGGAGTGA
- the LOC108992919 gene encoding protein RICE SALT SENSITIVE 3-like isoform X2, translated as MGKVASDKCHKWVFKEPTECEPNISNYWQSSFDALPPEWTDQFESGIQTIAVIQAGHGLLQLGSCKIIAEDLHFVLRMRHRFESLGYQSGFYLSQLFSSNRNTSCTSSLPLKQSPMPIRPPASLFNWGQRPLPSATSMLSSPNFPNSARLGYPDETHMFLLPHSSETRIEDMAGEHENDIKWPNGLSFFNALTGRAEDAKLLFNPESLGSKLDQNPNPNSDASNMHNGGGANPNELLSLDSHPGSASKMENKFKRSFTLPVRMASSSSSTSVDHHQQHQPVEYSNPEAAMYTDVMETFLE; from the exons ATGGGGAAGGTTGCATCTGATAAATGCCATAAATGGGTCTTCAAAGAACCAACAGAATGTGAACCAAATATATCTAACTACTGGCAGAGTTCTTTTGATGCT CTTCCTCCTGAATGGACTGATCAGTTTGAGTCAGGAATTCAG ACAATAGCTGTAATTCAAGCTGGCCATGGCCTTCTACAGTTGGGTTCTTGCAAGATT ATAGCGGAGGACCTCCATTTTGTACTAAGGATGAGGCACAGATTTGAATCTCTAGGCTACCAGTCTGGATTCTACCTCTCCCAGCTCTTTTCTTCAAACAGAAACACTTCCTGTACTTCCTCACTCCCTTTAAAGCAATCACCCATGCCAATCCGCCCTCCTGCATCACTCTTCAATTGGGGCCAAAGGCCCCTTCCATCTGCAACTTCTATGCTTTCTTCACCCAATTTTCCAAACTCGGCCAGACTTGGATATCCAGATGAAACCCACATGTTTCTCCTACCTCATTCATCTGAAACCCGTATTGAAGACATGGCAGGAGAGCATGAAAACGACATCAAGTGGCCAAACGGACTGTCTTTCTTCAATGCACTCACTGGACGTGCTGAAGATGCCAAGTTGTTGTTTAATCCGGAAAGCTTAGGAAGCAAACTAGATCAGAATCCAAACCCAAATTCGGATGCGTCAAATATGCATAATGGTGGTGGAGCAAACCCCAATGAGTTATTGAGCTTGGACAGCCATCCGGGGAGTGCAAGTAAGATGGAAAACAAATTTAAGAGGAGCTTTACTTTACCAGTCAGAATGGCTTCATCCTCTTCGTCCACATCTGTTGATCATCACCAGCAGCACCAACCTGTGGAGTACAGTAATCCCGAAGCGGCTATGTACACGGATGTTATGGAGACCTTCTTGGAGTGA